The genomic DNA GTCTCTACAGCGCAGTGGGGCGCGCCAAGCAGGCGCTCCGGTCCAGGCCGGCGGTGGCTGTGCCGCCGCGGGCACCGGGTGGCCGGATCGCGGTCCGGACCGATGGTCGCGTCGTCCGGGTGCGCCTGGATGACATCGAGCGGGTGGAGGCCGATCGCGATGTGTCGCACTTTCATCTGCGCGGCGGCACCACGCTCCTTGCGCGCGAGAGCCTCACTAGCGTCGAGCAGCGGCTCCCACCGGCGAACTTCCTGCGGGTGCATCGCTCGCATATCGTGAACGTGGCGCGGGTTCGCGAAGTGCAGCCGTGGTTCCAGGGCGAGTCGGTGCTGCTGCTGGAGGATGGCAGCAAGGTGGTGACCGGTCGAACCTACCGGGACAAGATCCGCGTCCTGCTACGATAGACCCCACCGCGATCCGCGCCGCAGCAGCACCACCAGATAGATCAGCACGCCGATATTGATCAGCAGCGCCCCGGCGCGCGGATACGTCACCCGTTTCACGAGTTCGAACACCTCGAACGGGATGAACGACGCGGTCGCGATCACCGTGAAGTATTCAGCCCACCGCCGTTGACGCCACAGGCCGATCCCCTCGGTGAGAAAGAGGGCGGCGTAGACGAACGCACCAACCCCCACGAGCCTCAGCTTTCCCGCCGGCAGCGCGCCAATGTTGCGCAGCAACCGAAGCACCGGCACCACATCGACGGCGGAGCCGAGCCCCTCGAAGACAGTCTGCGCCTGCTCGCGCACCGACGGCCGGATCAGCTGCAGCGCGCCGAGTCCGAGGGCGATCAAGGTGGTCGCCTTCACGAACTTGAAGAGCGCAATCAGCGTGAGGATCGGGTTCTGATCATGATGATTCGTCTGCTCTGATGATTGATCGCTGGTCAATTCGCCGCCACGAGTGATGCCAATGACGTGCTCTCCATCATGTGAGTCGACGGATGGGCGAGCCATGTCCCGGGCGTCGCGTCGTCGAGTAGTATTGTGGTCCACCGGTCGCGGGTCAGACCACGAGGAGCAATCCCTGCATCTTAGCGACGACATCCCGCGCGGGGACAGCACCGATCGGGATCATGGTCCGGCGCGGAGGCTCCGGATTGACCGTCTTGCCGTCGGATCTGCGGCTCTTGCGTGTGCCGTGGCGTCCTTCGTCGCGTGGGGGAATCGCTATCAGCTGAATCCCGACGGAATCAGCTATATCGACCTGGCCCGCGCGGTGGCCACGAACGGCCCGCACGCCGCCATCAACGGATACTGGAGTCCCGGCTACCCGTTGCTCCTCCTCCCGATCGTCGCTGCCTTCCGCGGGGATGTAGGCCTCCTCATTCCGGCCGTGCACGTCGTCAACCTGGTTCTTTCCGTGCTGGCGGTTGCGCTCTTCGCCGCCGTGCTGCGCACGCTCGCCTCGCGACCGCCGGCGGCGACGCCGCTGGCGCGACATGCAACCACCCTCGCCATCGCCGTCGGTGCCGTGACCGCAATCGAAACGATCGGTTTCGGGTTGCTCACCCCCGACGTTGCCGTGATGCTGGTTGTCGTGGCGACGGTGGCGTGCGTGTTCGCCCTCGAACAGGATGGTGCACGAAACGCCCCGTTCGTCGCGCTTGGTGTGGTCCTGGGCATCGGGTACTGGATCAAGGGAATCCTGCTGCCACTTGATCTGCTGCTGCTGTCGCTGTTGCTGACATTTCCGCCGCGCATCCGGGGCGCGCGCGCCCGGCTGATCGTGACGGGGATCGTGTTCACGATCGTTGCGGCGCCGCTGTTCATCGCGGTGAGCCATCACCTCGGCCGGATATCACCCGGCGACGTCGGCAAGCTCAACTACGCGTGGGCAGTCGACGGGATCACACCGTTCAGCGGATGGCAGGGTGATTCGGTGACGAGATTCGGCGCGCCGACACACGGGCCGAGAACGCTCTGGCCGGTGCCGCGCGTGATCGAATTCGCCACTCCTGTTCCGGGCACCTATCCACTCTGGTACGATCCCTCGTACTGGTACGCGGGTGTGAAGCCGGCATTCGATCTCGCCGGGCAGTGGAGTGCGATCCGGCAGGGCGCGCTGGATCTTGGCGTCGTTCTGCTCCAGCAATGGGCAACGATCGTTGCGGTGCTGCTGGTGTGGGGCGCGACCCGGCGCCGGCCCGGCGATACTGCGCGGTCGCGGATGCCGCTGGTCCTCGGGCTCTGGAGCGCCGGCGCAACGATCCTCTACGCCGCGGTGCACGTCGAGTCACGATATCTCGCCGGATTCATCCTCGTGGCGATTGCGGCGGGCTGGGCGTCGCTGGTCCAGCGCGAAGAGCGACCGCGATGGAACGTGCGACGCGCGGCTTCCGCGGCGCTCGGAGTCCTGGCGATCTCCCTGGCGATCAACGTCGAAGAGAACAGCGGCGCGCCGTCGCCGAGCTACCGTCCTCCCTATGTTGCCGAAGGGGATTCGCTTCACGCACTCGGCGCGCGATCCGGGAGCCCGGTGGCGGCAGTTGGCGACGCCTTCGAGCAGTATGCGACGTTCACCGCCGCGACACCGGTCCTGGCTCAGGTGCTCGATTCGACCGGCTTCTGGGGAGCAGCACCGTCGGTGCGCGCTGCGATCGCGCAGCGCCTCGCGCAGATCGGCGTCCGGGCGATTGTCGCCAACAATGTGGCGGCCGAATTCGGGGGCGAGGGGTGGCACATCATCGCGCGCCCGGACTCCGCAAATCTCGGCGTCCTGCCACTGTCACCTCCCTAGCCGCTCCGCGCGGGACCCGATAGCTTCCTCGCCATTCGGCGCCGTAGCCAAGTGGTAAGGCAGAGGTCTGCAAAACCTCCATCACCGGTTCGACTCCGGTCGGCGCCTCTCCCGCCATTTGCCATCTCACCGATCAGATTCCGCCACCCGCTCGAACGCCATTTGTCATCGCAGCACCGTATCTTCTGATCCATGCGACGCAGTCTCCTGCCACTTCTGGCCGCCGCCGCGGCCTGCTCGGCACCGAAACCGCCTCCGCCGGCAGTCGTCGTCGGTGCGACGGTCGATACCCTGGTCGTTCCAGCAGTCGAGGTCACGACGGCCATCGCGCAGCCCGATGGGAAATGGGTGCTCCTCGCGCCGATCGACAACAAGCTCTTCGTCGCGGATTTCGGCGCCAGGAGCGTTGCACCGGCGGCAGGAATCACCGCAACCGATGTTCCGCATCCGATCACGCTGATCGAAAGCGGCGATACCACCATCGTCAGCGATTGGGGGCTGCGCCGGTTCACTGCATGGGTCGGTGGACAGCGGATCGCGGCGTGGCCTGCACCGGAAGCGCTGCACGGCGCATTTCCCCGGGCACGGGATGCGGCTGGCCAATGGTATTTCCAGCTCTTCCCCGACGCGAAGGCCGATGGCAGCGGGTTGCTCGACAGCAGCTTTGTGGTGCGCGGTGATGCCCAGCTCACCCGGTTCGACACACTGGCGCGCATCTCGCCGGCGTCGGTGGTGCAGGTCATGGGTCCCGACGGCGAGCACTATCAGCGACGCGCGCTCGCGGGCGATGACGCATGGGGCGTTCTCCCCAATGGCACGCTGTGGATTGCGCGGGTCTTCCAGAATCAGCTCGAATGGCACCGGCCCGGCGTGAAGAAGGTCCTTCGTTCGCCGATGCTCCCCGATCCGGTGCTGACCGTGTCGATAATGGACCGCGAACTCTGGGTCCGCCGTTTCCCCGAGGATCAGCGCGATAACGCGCGCCAGATGCCGAACGTCGCAACCAAGCCGCCGTTCGAGCACGTCTTCGTCACGCCGGACCATCGGTACTGGCTCGCCAAGAGCGACACCGCTCTCGCGCCGGTCCGGCACTTCCAGGTGGTCGACAGCACCGGCGTCCTCGCCCTCGTCGCGGTTCCGAGCCGCGGTTCGGCGCTCGGTGTCGACGGGAACTACATCCTCATGGGCGAGGAATTTCCCGGCGGTGTTCGACTGCTGCGCTATCCCGTCCCGGCCGAGGCGAAGGGGCAGCAGTAACGATCATTCGTCGAGTGCTTCGGCGGCCCGTCGCGCCGCCTCGGCTTGGAGCCGGCGATCGCGATACGCCTGATACCATCGTCGCGTGACCTCCCCGGCCAGCGTGGTGTTGCCGAGCCCGAACGCCAGACCGACCGCGAGTGCCACGGCGCCAAGGACCACGGTGAACGCCGCGGTGATCAGTTCCTCGGCGACACCAAGCTGCTGCAACGCCATGAAGATGGCGATCACGACGACCGATCCCTTGGCGACATTGGCGAGGATCGGCACACCCTCGACGCCGCCCGCCGAGGCCATGATCAGACCTCGAACGAACTCACCCACCACGATGCCGAGGATCACGATCACGATCGCCGCGATCAGCGTCGGGATGAATCCGAGCATGATGCCGAACATGCGGTTGATGCTGTCGAGGCCGAGGGCCGCCGACGCCAGCAGGATCACCACCAGCATCACCAGCCAGAAGAAGAGCTTCCCGACGGCATGTACCGGATCGAGCCCGCTGGACGTGCGATCGACTGCTTCGCGCAGGCCGCCCGCTTCCGCCACCTTGTTGAAGTCGAGGCGCTTGAGGAGGCGATCGGTCCATTTCTCCAGCTGCTTGGCCACCAGGTAGCCGACCAGCAGGATCAGCGCGGCGACGAGCAGCGCCGGGAGGACGGACCACATCTGTTGCGCACCTTCGCGGAGGCGATCAGCCAGTTCGTTCACGGGGATACCTCAAGGACGAGTTTGCCGAATTGCTCACCGTGGGCCATGCGACGATAGGCCGCGGCGGCGGAAGTGATCGGGACAACCTGATCGATTTGCGGTCGAAACGATCCTGCATCGCCGAGGGCGGCAATTTCGGCGAATTCGCGCGAGGTTCCCATCGTCGACCCGAGGAGAGACCACTGGAACCAGAAGAGGCGACGAAGGTCGAGGTCGACAATCGGTCCGCCGGTGGCGCCGCACGTCACCAGCCTTCCGCCGGGACGAAGTGCCCGGAGCGATCGACTCCACGTCGGCGCGCCGACACTGTCGACCACGACATCGACACCGCGACCGAAATGCTGCTTGACCGCGCGTGGGACGTCGTCCTCCGCAGCGTGATTGACTCCCAATTCGGCGCCGAGCTGTCGGGCACGCTGCAGCTTTGCCGGTGAAGACGACGTCACGGCGACCCGGGCACCCAGGGACCGCGCGATCTGAAGTGCGGCAATCGCCACGCCGCCCCCGATCCCCCAGATCAGCGCCAATTCGTCGCGGCGCAGTTGTGCGCGGGTGGTCAGCATCCGCCACGCTGTGAGCGTCGAAAGTGTGAAAGCCGCGGCCTCGGGCCAGGTCCACGCGTTCCGGATCGGGATCACGTTTCGGCCGGGGACAACCACCTCTTCGGCCGCCAACCCGGGACGGTGCTCGCCAAGAATACCGAAGGAACGGCAATGGACGTCCTCGCCGGCCCGGCAGCTGTCGCATTCGCCGCAGGAGACTCCCGGATTGATCAGCACCCGGTCGCCGGGAACGACATGGGTCACATCGCTGCCGGTTTCGAGGATGACACCGGCGCCGTCGGTCCCCACGATGTGCGGCAGCGACGGCGGCGAGACACCCGGCGCCCCATCGGCGAGCCAGAGATCGAGGTGATTCAGTGCCGCGGCCCGGATGCCGATCCTCACATCTCCGGGGCGTTGCAGCGCCGGAGGCGGGAGATCCAGCACGGCAAGAGCGTCGGGTCCGCCGACGGCGGTGAGGCAGAGCGCGCGCATTCGACCGGGCGACACCTTGCAGAAGCGAGAGAGTGACGCGACATATAATAGCGATTCGCACCGCTCGACACGGTGCCGTCCCGCAGGCCACCCACAACCCTACTGACTGCTGCACAGCAGGAGAGCACCGATGGTGATGAGCGAAGGATCGTTCGACTTCCAGTACGGGTCGCTCGAAGGAGCGGCCGCCATGCCGGCGCCGTCGCCCCGGTTCGACATCCCCGAGCCCGCACCGGGGAAGGTCGTGTCCAAGCCCCGCAAGAAGGCGGCAAAGCCCGTTGCAAAGTCCGCTGCGAAGCCGGTGGCGGCGAAGCCCGCGGCGAAAGCGGCGGCCGCGCCCAAGCGAACCGCGCCGAAGAAGGCCGCCAGCAAGCGCGCCAAGAAGACGGCGAAGAAGGCCGCCAGCAAGCGCGCCGCGAAGAGCGCCAGGAAGAGCGCTCGCAAGCCCGCCAAGAAGCCCGCCAAGAAGGCCGCCAAGAAGAGCGTGAAAAAGTCGGCGAAGGGTGCGGCGAAGCGCGGCGCCAAGAAGGCGAAGAAGCGTCGGTGAAGCTGCGGGCTCCCGGTTCCACACTGCGCTCCGGTTGCTCCGGGGCGCGATGTGTTTTGGGCCTCGCGGTGCTCCTCGCCGCGTGTTCCCAGCCGCCCGGGGCGGGGATGGAAGCGCTGGTCGGCGCGACGGTGATCGACGTCGTCACCGGCCGCTCCCTCCCCGATGCGGTGGTGCTGGTGCGCGACGGGCATATCGTCGCGGTCGGCGACAGCGGCGCGGTGTTGGTTCCCCTCGGCGCGCAGGTCACCAATCTCGCCGGGCGTTGGATCATCCCCGGGTTGATCGACGCGCACATCCATCTGCAGCCCTGGGCGATCCCGCTGGTATTGCACTACGGCGTGACCACGGTGCGCGATCTACACGACGGCGAGCCGCTGGCGGACTCTTTGCGCGCCATCGCCGCGCGAGCGCCTGCGCCGCGCCTCTTCATGGCGGTGGCGATGCTGGATGTACCGCCCACGACCTATCCCGACGCGATTCCGGTGGCATCTCCCGATTCGGCCGCCGCTGCGGTGGCACGGGTGCAGCGGCTCGGCGCCACGTGGGTCAAGGTGTACACCCATGCGACGCCGGCGATTCTCGACGCGATCGTCAGTGCGGCACGCGCGGCGCACCTCCCGGTCGCCGTGCATCTCGGCCTGACCGATGCCGTGACCGCCGCGACCCTCGGCGTCACCTCGATCGAACATCTGAGCGGCATTCCCGAAGCGGCCGGCGATTCGGTCGCGCTCGACTCGGCGCACACCCAGAAATTCTTTCACGGTTGGACGGCGTTCGAACACAGCTGGGCCGGTCTCGACACCGTCGCACTCGGGCGCGTCCTCGAAGAGCTCGCGGCGCGCCGCGTCTATCTGGTGCCGACGCTCATCCTGCATGAGACCTTCGCGCATCTCGACGATTCCGCGACCTACCATCCGCCGGGGATCGAACTCGTTCCCGATTCTGCACGCCGCAACTGGAATGTTCCCGGGATGATTCAACGGGCGGGATGGACCGCCGATGATTATCCGGCGTTTCGCGCCGCGCGACCGGTTCAGGATCAGGCGGTGCGCGCCTTCGTTGCCGATGGCGGACGGATTGCGGCCGGGACCGATGCGTCCAATCAACTGCTCGTCCCCGGCAGCGCGCTCCACAGTGAACTGGCCCTCCTGGTCCGCGCCGGACTGCCGCCGCTCGATGCATTGCGGGCGGCGACGTCGTGGGCCGCCGATCTCCTCGGTGCCGATTCGCTCGGCCGCATTCGCGCCGGCGCAGTCGCCGACCTCGTCGTGCTGCGAGCCGATCCGCTCGCCGATATCACCAACACCCGATCGGTCGATCGCGTGATGCTGGGTGGCGTGTGGGTTGCACCGCCGATCGCGGCGAATCACTGAGGCGCACTACTTTCCTGTCATGGGGACTTTTCGCTGGACGCCGGAACGGATGGAACAACTGGAGCATGCCGTGCAGCATCACAAGCGCGTGACGCTCCGCCGTCGCGGCAACGAATACGTCGTCGTGGCATCGGCGATCACGCAATCACGAGGACGCGACGCCCTCGCGGGCGAGCTCGCCATGACCGGTGACGAATTGATCTTCGTGCTGGACGAACTGGACCACTTTCAGGTGATCGACACCTGACGCGGGCCGGCGCACAGATCGCCGTGGTGCATCTCGACGAGAGCTGCCTCGGCAACGGCAAGCCCGGCGACAATCGCGGCGGGGCGGGCGGCCTGATCGAAATCCGCGTCCGCGGCGCGATCGAACGGCGCGACGTCTACCTGCACTCTCCGGCGACGACCAACAACCGGATGGCACTGAGCGGTGCGATTGCCGCGCTGCAGTTGCTGGGCCAGAAGGGAAACCGGCTTCGCGTCTTGATCGTCTCCGATTCGGAATACCTCGTGAAGGGGATCCGCGAATGGGCACCCGCGTGGCAGGCGCGCAACTGGACCCGGAAGAGTGGCCCGATCGAGAATCTCCAGTTGTGGCAGACGTTGTGGTCGTCCGTGGAGAAGCACGAAACGCAGTTCACCTGGGTCCGGGGACATGCCGGGCATCCGAAGAATGAATACGCCAACGATCTCGCCGTGCGAGCGGCGACAGATCAGACGACATCCGCCGGAATCGTGACGTCCGGATTTCCCGAATGGCTGGCAACTCGCCAAGCTCGCGGAACCTTCCCGGGGTACGATCCCGACGAGGCGTTCGGCGCGCTCGAGCAGCGAATTGCGTCGGAGAAGCCGATCGGTCTCGCGGAGGACACATGACCGAATTGCAGCGTTTCACGGCCGCTGTCCTGGCTCAATGGCATGCGCGCGGAGGCAGTGGCGGCGGACCGATTGCCGTGGCTGATCTCCTGGAGCGGGTCCTTCCCTATCGCGTGGCCCGGCGCGAACTCGGGATAGATGTCAGCGAGGACTACGAAGCCATCATGCTTCGTCTCATCGCCGAAGAAGACCAGCTGGTTCGCACCGACCCGGTCGACGCCGCCGACATGGCGAAGGCGACGATCAATTCAAAGCTCCCTGACCTCGACGTTCTTCAGCTTCTTCGGGCCGCGACGATCACCGTGACGCCGCGAACGCTGGCGATCATCGCCGGCGAGGAGTCGCTCGAATCCGCCAGCGCAGTTGCCGTCGAGGAGACCGCTCCGGTCCAGCTTCCCGTGGTGGTTGATGCGGATCCCGAATCAACGTGGGCGCCGCCGCGTCCGCTTCCCTCAGCCGATCATGAGGAGCCGACTCCAGTGACGACGACGCCAGGTGCCGCGGACGAAAGCTGCTGGAGTTGCCACGAAGCGCTGCCGCCGTCGCGGAATGCCAAGTATTGCCCGCAATGTGGTGCCGATCAACGGGAGCCGAACTGCGCCGCGTGCGGTGGCGCGGTGGAGCGGCGATGGAAGCACTGTCCTGATTGCGGAGCAAAGCTCTGGGCCCAATCCTGAGCCGGGCCCGCGAATCGTCGCAACGGCTCCCCAGCGGCGCCATATTACCCGAATGGAACCGAACGTCCCCGTTCGCATCGACCGCGAGGCCTTCGACCGCATCCTGCAGCGAGCGGCGGAACTGCAGGGTGCGTCGCGAGACATCGGTGACGGGCTGACCGACGAGGAACTCCTCACGCTCGGCACCGAGGTCGGCATCCCGGTGCAACACCTCCGGCAGGCACTCCTTGAAGAACGCACGCGGATCACGGTGGCGAACCCCGATTCCACGCTCGACCGCTGGGTCGGCCCCGCCGATCTGGTGGCGCAGCGAGTGGTGCAGGGAACTCCCGAGACGATTTCGGCGGCGCTGACACGCTGGATGGAACGACAGGAACACTTCATCGTGCAGCGCGTCACCAGCGAACGACTCACCTTCGAGCCGATGGATCCCTTCGCCGGCGCCATGCGACGCGTGGCGCGAATGTTTGACGCGAAGCGGGGACGTCCGTATCTCGACAAGGCCGAGCTCGTCACCGCAGCGATCATGACACTCGAGCCGGGATTCTGCCATGTGACGCTCGCAGCATCGCTGCGTCGAGCCCGGGCAAGCCTCGTGGCAGGGGGTCTCGGCCTGTCGTTCACCGGACTCGCCACCGGCGGCGCGATCGCGGTGCTCGGCGCACCGATCTGGTTCGCTGCCCTGCCGTTCGTGCCACTCGCAGCGGTCGGGTGGGGAGTGGCACGAACCTTCCGCGGCCGTTCATCGCGCGCGCAACTCGGACTCGAGCGGGCGCTCGACGAACTCCAGCGACGGCCAGCGCTCCCGGGCCCGGGGCCGCAGCCGCCGATCACCGGCGGTCTCGCCCGGGGCGTGGGACAGGTGGTTCGCGAGGTTGCACAGGAAGTTCGGAAGGCGCTCGACAAGTGACGATCTCGGTGCGCGGGATCGCCATCGTCGCCGTTGCCATCGCCGGCTGTTTTCCGACGACGACCCGTCCCGACCTGGTGCCGCTCGCCGGTGCGCCGGTGACAGAGGTCGAACTCCAGGTGCCGGAGGCGACGCAGGCGATTGCACTGCTGCTCGATCAGGACTCAATTCCGATTCGCCGCACTGTCACCAAGGATGGATGGCTCGAATCGGAATGGCTCGACGCCAATACCTTGCGACCCACAGGCCAGCGACACCTCGGCCCCGATGTCGTCAAGGTACGGATCTGGGTCGATCCGTCGCGCCCGAATCATTCCAACGTCACGGCGGAGACGGTGTTCCTGCTGATGGTGAACCCGTCGCGCCCCGAACGGGAACTCGAGCGGGAGGCGCCCCCGGGCAACAAGGTCGCCGGGCGCGTGCTCTTTGCGGTGAGCACCCTGGCACGCCAGTACGGCGGCGTGGTGGATAGTGTCGTGCCGCCCACCGATACCGTGGTACCGATTCCGCTCAAGGGGCTGCGTGATACCGGCGCCGTCCGGCACGACACCACAGCTGCGCGGCCAGACACCACGAAACCAGTGCAGCAGAAATCGCGCGATACCACGATGACCCGGCCCGATTCCACGACGCCGGTGCGGAAGAAATTCCGCGACACCACGACGACCCGCCCCGATTCTACCACGCCGGTGCAGAAGAAATCGCGCGATACCACCGGAGTGGTACCGTCGCGAACGCCGTGAATGTCAGCCGAAATCAGTTCACGAACGCCTGGAGATAGCGTTCGAGCGTGGCGAGATCGAGAACGGCGTCCTTGCATGGCCCGGCCGGGAGCGTCATGGTGAGGCCGAGGACGGGGACCTTCGCCGCGACGTCGTGCAATCCGCTCACCATGTCGCGCTCACAGGCGACGGCAACGACGGCGCGCGGCCGCCGTTCCCGGATCACTCGCCGCGCCAGCTGCCCGCGCGTCGCGACGAAGACCGGCACGCGATACTGGCCTGCGAGTCCCAGGACGGCGTCGAGGGTCGTGCGCGAGAGGCATCGGGGAATGAGCAGGAGCAATTCACCGGTGTTGACTCGCTGCGCCCGGCGAAGCGCCAGTGCGTTGTACACCTTCACCGCCGCGTTCTCGACGCGGTCGCGCTGGTTGAATCGCGCGGCGATCCGCGAGGTGAGGCGCATCAGCGGCAGCAGCGCACCGCTCTCGGCGAGTGTCCCCGGGAGGAGATTGACCGGCCCAGCGAAGGAGATGGCGAGGAGGAGCCACCATGCGACCGACCCGGCGGCGCCGGCCGCGATGACGATCCATCCGATCTGCGGCACGACCGGCGCGATCGAAGCCAGTCTGGGAGCGAGGAGGTATAGTATCGCCGCCGCGACGACGAAGGCGGTGGCCATCGCGGCGAGGGTCCAGGCGAGAAAGATCCACGCCGGTGCGTCGAAGTTCCCCTGGTT from Gemmatimonadales bacterium includes the following:
- a CDS encoding LytTR family DNA-binding domain-containing protein encodes the protein MNRIRTLIVDDEALARQRIRELLSGDDDLEIVGECAFGEDAIAALQRDAPDLVFLDIRLPDVDGFGVLERIAGQPYPLVIFVTAFDEHAVKAFDVRAIDYLVKPFERDRLYSAVGRAKQALRSRPAVAVPPRAPGGRIAVRTDGRVVRVRLDDIERVEADRDVSHFHLRGGTTLLARESLTSVEQRLPPANFLRVHRSHIVNVARVREVQPWFQGESVLLLEDGSKVVTGRTYRDKIRVLLR
- a CDS encoding DUF2127 domain-containing protein — its product is MARPSVDSHDGEHVIGITRGGELTSDQSSEQTNHHDQNPILTLIALFKFVKATTLIALGLGALQLIRPSVREQAQTVFEGLGSAVDVVPVLRLLRNIGALPAGKLRLVGVGAFVYAALFLTEGIGLWRQRRWAEYFTVIATASFIPFEVFELVKRVTYPRAGALLINIGVLIYLVVLLRRGSRWGLS
- a CDS encoding zinc-binding dehydrogenase: MSPGRMRALCLTAVGGPDALAVLDLPPPALQRPGDVRIGIRAAALNHLDLWLADGAPGVSPPSLPHIVGTDGAGVILETGSDVTHVVPGDRVLINPGVSCGECDSCRAGEDVHCRSFGILGEHRPGLAAEEVVVPGRNVIPIRNAWTWPEAAAFTLSTLTAWRMLTTRAQLRRDELALIWGIGGGVAIAALQIARSLGARVAVTSSSPAKLQRARQLGAELGVNHAAEDDVPRAVKQHFGRGVDVVVDSVGAPTWSRSLRALRPGGRLVTCGATGGPIVDLDLRRLFWFQWSLLGSTMGTSREFAEIAALGDAGSFRPQIDQVVPITSAAAAYRRMAHGEQFGKLVLEVSP
- a CDS encoding amidohydrolase family protein, whose protein sequence is MLLAACSQPPGAGMEALVGATVIDVVTGRSLPDAVVLVRDGHIVAVGDSGAVLVPLGAQVTNLAGRWIIPGLIDAHIHLQPWAIPLVLHYGVTTVRDLHDGEPLADSLRAIAARAPAPRLFMAVAMLDVPPTTYPDAIPVASPDSAAAAVARVQRLGATWVKVYTHATPAILDAIVSAARAAHLPVAVHLGLTDAVTAATLGVTSIEHLSGIPEAAGDSVALDSAHTQKFFHGWTAFEHSWAGLDTVALGRVLEELAARRVYLVPTLILHETFAHLDDSATYHPPGIELVPDSARRNWNVPGMIQRAGWTADDYPAFRAARPVQDQAVRAFVADGGRIAAGTDASNQLLVPGSALHSELALLVRAGLPPLDALRAATSWAADLLGADSLGRIRAGAVADLVVLRADPLADITNTRSVDRVMLGGVWVAPPIAANH
- a CDS encoding ribonuclease H, which produces MHLDESCLGNGKPGDNRGGAGGLIEIRVRGAIERRDVYLHSPATTNNRMALSGAIAALQLLGQKGNRLRVLIVSDSEYLVKGIREWAPAWQARNWTRKSGPIENLQLWQTLWSSVEKHETQFTWVRGHAGHPKNEYANDLAVRAATDQTTSAGIVTSGFPEWLATRQARGTFPGYDPDEAFGALEQRIASEKPIGLAEDT
- a CDS encoding zinc ribbon domain-containing protein; amino-acid sequence: MTELQRFTAAVLAQWHARGGSGGGPIAVADLLERVLPYRVARRELGIDVSEDYEAIMLRLIAEEDQLVRTDPVDAADMAKATINSKLPDLDVLQLLRAATITVTPRTLAIIAGEESLESASAVAVEETAPVQLPVVVDADPESTWAPPRPLPSADHEEPTPVTTTPGAADESCWSCHEALPPSRNAKYCPQCGADQREPNCAACGGAVERRWKHCPDCGAKLWAQS
- a CDS encoding DUF116 domain-containing protein; protein product: MTTAPKTELIHIDVDRRLGHEWDEWDGRPLPNQGNFDAPAWIFLAWTLAAMATAFVVAAAILYLLAPRLASIAPVVPQIGWIVIAAGAAGSVAWWLLLAISFAGPVNLLPGTLAESGALLPLMRLTSRIAARFNQRDRVENAAVKVYNALALRRAQRVNTGELLLLIPRCLSRTTLDAVLGLAGQYRVPVFVATRGQLARRVIRERRPRAVVAVACERDMVSGLHDVAAKVPVLGLTMTLPAGPCKDAVLDLATLERYLQAFVN